Proteins encoded in a region of the uncultured Paludibaculum sp. genome:
- a CDS encoding aldo/keto reductase produces MQTKQLGNSDLHITPLGVGAWAMGGGGWAFAWGPQDDSESIAAIRAALDAGINWIDTAAVYGLGHSEEVVAKALEGRARKPYVFTKCERCWDENRQIYKSLKSDSIRGECEASLRRLKLDVIDLYQIHWPEPDEDIEEGWETMVRLKEEGKVRWIGVSNFNVAQLKRIQKLGPITSLQPPYSIPSPDVEAEAMPFCAANNIGMIVYSPMKSGLLTGKMTRERIENLPADDFRKNALSFKEPHLTRNLALVELIREIGSRHGRTPGEVAIAWTLRRPEITAAIVGLRSPAQLEGVIGAAAFRLSAEEIGQISAFMEANKV; encoded by the coding sequence ATGCAGACGAAACAACTTGGAAATAGCGACCTACACATCACTCCGCTCGGCGTCGGAGCTTGGGCCATGGGCGGCGGCGGTTGGGCCTTTGCCTGGGGCCCGCAGGACGACAGCGAATCCATTGCGGCGATCCGGGCCGCGCTGGATGCCGGCATCAACTGGATCGATACTGCCGCCGTGTATGGGCTGGGCCATTCCGAAGAGGTGGTGGCCAAGGCGCTGGAAGGCCGCGCCCGGAAGCCCTATGTGTTCACCAAGTGCGAGCGGTGCTGGGACGAGAACCGGCAGATCTACAAGAGTCTGAAGAGCGACTCCATCCGCGGGGAGTGCGAGGCTTCGCTGCGGCGCTTGAAGCTCGACGTAATCGACCTCTACCAGATCCACTGGCCCGAGCCCGATGAGGACATTGAAGAGGGCTGGGAGACGATGGTCCGTTTGAAGGAAGAGGGGAAGGTCCGCTGGATCGGTGTCTCGAACTTCAACGTCGCGCAACTGAAGCGCATCCAGAAGTTGGGCCCCATCACTTCGCTGCAGCCGCCTTACTCGATTCCGTCGCCCGATGTGGAAGCCGAAGCGATGCCGTTCTGCGCGGCCAACAACATCGGAATGATCGTCTACTCGCCGATGAAGTCCGGTCTGCTTACGGGCAAGATGACGAGGGAGCGCATCGAGAATCTGCCGGCCGACGACTTCCGCAAAAACGCTCTGAGCTTCAAGGAGCCGCACCTGACGCGGAACCTGGCCCTGGTTGAGTTGATCCGGGAAATCGGAAGCCGGCATGGTCGCACGCCTGGCGAAGTAGCCATCGCCTGGACCTTGCGCCGGCCGGAGATCACCGCCGCGATTGTCGGCCTGCGGTCGCCGGCCCAGCTGGAAGGTGTGATTGGCGCCGCGGCGTTCCGGCTTTCGGCGGAAGAGATCGGGCAGATCTCGGCCTTCATGGAGGCGAACAAGGTCTAG
- a CDS encoding APC family permease, with protein sequence MNDPTPPAAQAPATPGFRRVLTFWDLVLYGIVLIMPIAPVPLFGVVQKLSIGHAVTTILLAMVAMMLTALSYGRMAAVYPSAGSAYTYVGRALHPHLGFLAGWAMLLDYVLVPLICTIYGALTVQRLVPWIPYPVLCAVFAGAMTLINVKGIRATVNANLVLMVVMTTVILAFIALAVRLLFAREGWAGLLSTQPFYDTRTFQWKALGAGTAVAALTYGGFDGITTLSEDVKNPRRAIPVATVFVCLFTGIFGGLQIYLAQRVWPDFTTFANLETAFMDVSRVVGGSLLFGAMAAILIVANLGCGLSAQAGISRLLFGMGRDKMLPAGFFAHLDERRSTPLYNILLVGGIAMAGALILDYERAAELINFGAFLAFMGVNASVIRHFYFSAGRPGRRLLPDLVLPAAGLAFCFLIWLQLSVHAKIVGSIWFAAGLVWDAIQTRGFRTTPAAIDFSDV encoded by the coding sequence ATGAACGACCCGACGCCCCCTGCCGCGCAGGCGCCCGCGACGCCGGGGTTCCGGCGTGTTCTCACCTTCTGGGACTTGGTTCTCTACGGCATCGTGCTGATCATGCCGATCGCCCCGGTGCCGCTCTTTGGGGTGGTGCAGAAGCTCTCGATCGGCCACGCGGTGACGACCATCCTGCTGGCGATGGTGGCGATGATGCTCACCGCGCTCAGCTATGGGCGGATGGCGGCGGTGTATCCGTCGGCCGGGTCCGCCTACACCTATGTGGGCCGGGCGCTGCACCCGCACCTGGGTTTCCTGGCCGGGTGGGCGATGCTGTTGGACTACGTGCTGGTGCCGCTCATCTGCACCATCTACGGGGCGCTGACCGTGCAGCGACTGGTACCGTGGATCCCCTACCCGGTGTTGTGCGCCGTGTTTGCCGGCGCCATGACGCTGATAAACGTGAAGGGGATACGAGCCACGGTGAACGCGAATCTCGTGCTGATGGTGGTGATGACCACGGTGATACTGGCCTTCATCGCGCTGGCGGTCCGACTGTTGTTCGCGCGGGAGGGGTGGGCCGGGCTGCTTTCGACACAGCCGTTTTACGACACGCGGACATTCCAGTGGAAGGCGCTGGGGGCCGGCACGGCGGTGGCCGCGCTGACCTACGGTGGCTTCGACGGCATCACAACGTTGTCGGAAGACGTGAAGAATCCGCGCCGGGCCATTCCTGTGGCGACGGTCTTTGTGTGTCTGTTTACGGGGATCTTCGGCGGCCTGCAGATTTATCTGGCGCAGCGTGTTTGGCCGGACTTCACGACATTCGCGAACCTCGAGACAGCCTTCATGGACGTCTCGCGGGTGGTGGGCGGGTCGCTGCTGTTCGGAGCAATGGCGGCGATACTGATTGTCGCGAATCTCGGGTGCGGACTCAGCGCGCAGGCGGGCATCTCGCGGCTGCTGTTCGGGATGGGCAGAGACAAGATGCTGCCGGCAGGTTTCTTTGCCCACCTGGACGAGCGGCGGAGCACCCCGCTGTACAACATCCTGCTGGTGGGTGGCATCGCGATGGCCGGAGCCTTGATCCTCGACTACGAGCGCGCGGCCGAACTGATCAATTTCGGCGCGTTTTTGGCGTTCATGGGTGTGAACGCTTCAGTGATCCGCCATTTCTACTTCTCCGCCGGCCGGCCGGGGCGCCGGTTGCTGCCCGACCTGGTCCTGCCGGCCGCGGGACTGGCCTTCTGCTTCCTCATCTGGCTGCAGCTTTCCGTACACGCCAAGATTGTCGGCTCCATCTGGTTTGCCGCCGGACTGGTGTGGGACGCCATCCAGACCCGCGGTTTTCGCACCACGCCGGCGGCCATCGACTTCAGCGATGTGTGA
- a CDS encoding sugar phosphate isomerase/epimerase family protein: MRINRRALLQAAAVGAALPARAAVQSPIRLGIVVWVRKGETADAVVGRVKKLGFPTCQIGFEDLKPRDAVPLKAALQAHGVEATALLELGPGRMVWDFRDGPLTIGLVPRATRRARIDVMKLAADVASGAGIPAIHTHCGFIPENLNDPVYAETVAAVKEVAVYCASKGRTLLFETGQESPITLLRLMRDVGTKNLGVNLDTANLILYGKGNPVDAMDVIGKYVKGLHAKDGRFPTDPWTLGEETPIGQGKVDFRGVIRRLKEVQFHGAMTIEREVEGDQQTKDILASKAYLEKLIVEVYGS; the protein is encoded by the coding sequence ATGCGAATCAATCGCCGTGCGTTGCTGCAAGCCGCTGCCGTTGGTGCGGCGCTGCCGGCGCGAGCCGCGGTCCAGTCCCCCATTCGACTCGGCATCGTGGTCTGGGTACGCAAGGGAGAAACCGCGGATGCGGTGGTGGGCCGGGTGAAGAAGCTTGGCTTCCCCACCTGTCAGATCGGATTTGAGGACTTGAAGCCGCGCGATGCCGTTCCATTGAAGGCGGCATTGCAGGCGCACGGGGTAGAGGCAACGGCCCTGTTGGAGCTGGGCCCGGGCCGCATGGTGTGGGACTTTCGCGACGGGCCCCTCACCATCGGCCTGGTGCCCCGTGCCACTCGCCGGGCGCGCATTGACGTCATGAAACTGGCCGCGGATGTGGCCAGCGGGGCGGGCATTCCGGCCATTCACACCCACTGCGGATTCATCCCGGAGAATCTGAACGATCCGGTCTATGCCGAGACTGTGGCAGCCGTGAAGGAGGTGGCGGTCTATTGCGCATCGAAAGGCCGCACGCTGTTGTTTGAAACCGGGCAGGAAAGTCCCATCACGCTGCTGAGGCTGATGCGGGATGTGGGCACAAAGAACCTGGGCGTGAACCTCGATACGGCCAACCTGATCCTCTATGGCAAGGGCAACCCGGTCGACGCGATGGACGTGATCGGCAAGTATGTGAAGGGTCTGCACGCCAAGGATGGCCGCTTTCCGACCGATCCCTGGACGCTGGGTGAGGAGACGCCCATCGGGCAGGGCAAGGTCGATTTCCGGGGTGTGATCCGGAGGCTGAAGGAGGTCCAGTTCCACGGCGCGATGACCATTGAGCGCGAGGTTGAGGGCGATCAGCAGACGAAGGACATCCTCGCCTCCAAGGCCTACCTGGAGAAGCTCATCGTCGAAGTGTACGGCAGCTAG